The following proteins are encoded in a genomic region of Sebastes fasciatus isolate fSebFas1 chromosome 12, fSebFas1.pri, whole genome shotgun sequence:
- the fzd6 gene encoding frizzled-6: protein MPMPGPLWACLALMWLGSCSAHSLFTCEPITVHRCLGMPYNMTFFPNMMEHYDQDIAASNMEPFMPLATLRCSPDVHHFLCQAFIPACTEENKVIYPCREECEAVLSDCEENIRIFGITWPPELQCDKLESCSSLGVSALPATTPLISSSAKRDLGFWCPLQLKTKPGHESSFLGAQDCAPPCSNMYFKPHDIEFAKNFIGVCSIVCLGATLFTFLTFLIDVKRFRYPERPIIFYAVCYSFVSLMYFIGFLLGNNAACTKADHPAAVDTVVLGSQSKGCTLIFMLLYFFSIAGIVWWVILTITWFLAAGPKWSCEAIEKKAVWFHSAAWGIPGALTVMLLALNKVEGDNISGVCFVGLYDLDALRYFVLAPLSVGVVIGLCLILAGIVSLNHVRQVIQHDERNQEKLKKFMIRIGVFSCLYLVPLVTLLACYTYEQSHRSTWENTWINDRCQEYSIPCSYKTTEHDRPDLSLFLVKYLMTLVVGISAVFWVSSKKTCAEWAYFFNRTRKRDPISESRRVLQESCEFFLKHNSRVQHKKKHYKPSSHKLKVISKSMGTSTGATNTIASATASTTNQGTFALGNHEPHAHGSLSEASAREHMDRGTSSRSSRRGERERERERERERERERDGVERRSKGSSCKISSLSESMHKFPDGRMTPRSELSEVRHVPAGPQHPALNRSRSSIQDSAHQLAHQVPGESKDTKDSAC from the exons ATGCCGATGCCAGGACCACTGTGGGCGTGCCTGGCTCTGATGTGGCTGGGAAGCTGCAGTGCCCACAGCCTGTTTACCTGCGAGCCCATCACAGTGCACCGGTGCTTGGGGATGCCCTACAACATGACCTTCTTTCCCAACATGATGGAGCACTACGACCAAGATATCGCAGCCAGTAATATGGAG cCATTCATGCCCCTGGCAACCCTGCGCTGCTCTCCAGACGTCCACCACTTCCTGTGCCAAGCCTTCATCCCAGCATGCACCGAGGAGAACAAGGTGATCTATCCATGCAGAGAGGAGTGCGAGGCCGTTCTGTCCGACTGCGAGGAGAATATCCGAATCTTTGGCATCACCTGGCCTCCTGAGCTCCAGTGTGACAA ATTAGAATCATGCAGCTCTCTTGGTGTTTCGGCACTTCCTGCTACCACCCCACTGATCTCCTCGTCAGCTAAGAGGGACCTTGGCTTCTGGTGCCCACTGCAGCTGAAGACCAAACCGGGCCACGAGTCGTCTTTCTTAGGCGCCCAGGACTGTGCTCCGCCCTGCTCCAACATGTACTTCAAACCCCACGACATTGAATTTGCCAAGAACTTCATCGGGGTGTGCTCCATCGTCTGCTTGGGTGCCACGCTCTTCACCTTCCTCACATTCCTCATCGACGTCAAGCGTTTCCGTTACCCAGAGCGCCCCATAATCTTCTACGCCGTCTGCTACAGCTTTGTGTCGCTCATGTACttcatcggtttcctgctgggGAACAACGCAGCCTGTACCAAAGCGGATCATCCTGCCGCTGTGGATACAGTGGTGCTGGGCTCTCAGAGTAAAGGCTGCACTCTGATTTTTATGCTGCTCTACTTCTTCTCCATTGCTGGTATCGTCTGGTGGGTCATACTCACCATCACCTGGTTCCTGGCAGCCGGACCCAAGTGGAGCTGTGAGGCCATAGAGAAGAAAGCG GTGTGGTTCCACTCTGCAGCCTGGGGGATCCCCGGGGCGCTAACCGTCATGCTGCTGGCTCTGAACAAGGTCGAAGGGGACAACATCAGCGGCGTTTGCTTCGTGGGGCTCTACGACCTGGACGCCCTGCGCTACTTCGTTCTGGCTCCTCTGTCTGTGGGCGTCGTCATCGGCCTCTGCCTCATCCTGGCGGGCATCGTTTCCCTCAACCACGTCCGGCAGGTCATCCAGCACGACGAGCGCAACCAGGAGAAGCTGAAGAAGTTCATGATCCGCATCGGCGTGTTCAGCTGCCTCTACCTGGTCCCGCTGGTCACCCTGTTGGCCTGTTACACCTACGAACAGAGCCACCGCAGCACCTGGGAGAACACCTGGATCAACGACCGCTGTCAAGAGTACAGCATCCCCTGCTCCTACAAG ACGACAGAGCACGACCGCCCGGACCTCTCCCTGTTCCTGGTGAAGTACTTAATGACGCTGGTGGTTGGAATATCTGCAGTGTTCTGGGTCAGCAGTAAAAAAACCTGCGCCGAGTGGGCCTACTTCTTCAACAGGACCCGCAAGAGAGA TCCCATCAGTGAGAGCCGCCGGGTGCTCCAGGAGTCCTGCGAGTTCTTCCTCAAGCACAACAGCCGCGTCCAGCACAAGAAGAAGCACTACAAGCCGAGCTCCCACAAGCTCAAGGTCATCTCCAAGTCCATGGGCACGAGCACCGGTGCCACAAACACCATCGCCTCAGCAACCGCCTCCACAACCAATCAAGGAACCTTTGCGCTGGGCAATCACGAGCCCCATGCGCACGGTTCTCTGTCTGAGGCCTCAGCCAGGGAGCACATGGACAGGGGCACCTCCAGCCGAAGCTccaggagaggggagagagagagggagagggagagggaaagggaaagggagagggagagggatggGGTAGAGAGACGTAGCAAAGGGAGCTCCTGTAAGATCAGCAGCCTCTCGGAGAGCATGCACAAATTCCCAGATGGGAG GATGACTCCGAGGAGCGAGCTGTCGGAGGTCAGACACGTCCCCGCTGGACCGCAGCATCCGGCTTTAAACCGATCACGCAGCAGCATCCAGGACTCCGCCCACCAGCTGGCGCACCAGGTGCCCGGGGAGAGCAAAGACACAAAGGACAGCGCCTGCTGA